The Vanrija pseudolonga chromosome 1, complete sequence genomic sequence TCTTGTCGTAGACGGAGAGGagggctggggtgtgagcggtgtGGCGTGCGGTGTGAcgcggccagcgcgaggGCCACGCTGCAGTACTCACCGATGGGAGCAGACATGTCTGATACGTTTTTTGCAAGTGGTGTCGTCTACACTTTTGAGGAGAGGAGATGGGGTTGGGGAGTCGAGTACGGCACCGGCCTGGTCAAAGTCAGTCCAGAGCCGATGCACACCGAAAACTCGCGGAGTGATAGTCAAAGTGGAGGTAGAAAAATGATGTGTAATTGGGATTATGGAATGGTGTCCCTGTCCCAGTGAACTCTAatgtggaggcggcggcacgcatGGCGAGTGATGAGGGACAAGTGGAAGCGCGACGTGCTATGGCACTACTAGAGCATGCCACATGCTACTCGAGACCGAGAGGAATGTGGTGATTAGTTTTACTGGTCTCGCTGGCGATCACGACGCACCGTCGATCACCGTGACAAGTGTGCGTTTGATCGGCGCAGCGTGGCAAAACTGGTCCGCCACAGACCAGCCGAGCATCTCCACCCAACCCCCAAGCAGGCGTCGTTACGATGCACAGCGACGGCTCGAGTCTAGTCGTCACCCCTTGAGACCCGGGTATCCGGCCAAGAGCACAGCGCGACGCATTGCCCCTAACGACGTGGGTGGTGCAGTGTTGCGTTCTCAATCCAGCGGATGTCTCCCTCTCCTGATCGGATACTGCAGCGGCGGGAGTAAAtcccccccgcccgccccgcgccactCGCCCGCCCTCACCCCAGATACCCCGCTGATAAGGCGGCCGAGAGACGTCATGTCGCGAGGAGGGGAccagcacgacgaggtcgcaGCAACATATAAGCGACGGGTCGTGGCCCGTCTCGTCTTCTACCAGCTACCTCATCCAGctacccccccccccctcacCCACCGCACACCATGTCTATCCCCAACGACGCGCAGCACCCGTCGCCGCTAGCgcacgcgccggcagcgacccgcgcgctcctcgcgcggctGCACGAGCAGAGCCTGGCGCAGGAATCGGGCTTTGACCTGCGCGCGGTCCCGAGCGAGCAGTTCAAAGCGGCCGTAAGCGACAAGTTtatcgcgctcgacgaggacaagtgCCAGTTCGTGTACCAGCTCCTtcgggcgagcggcgcgcggcgcatcgTCGAGGCTGGCACGAGCTACGGCGTGAGCACAATctacctcgcgctcgcggcgtccgagaacgccgcggcgctgggcgggcaGCCGCTCGTCGTTGGCaccgagcacgaggaggccaaggcggacCAGGCGCGCGCTTACTGGGCCGAGAGCGGCACGGACGCCGTCAAGGCCATCGACCTCCGCGTTGGCGACCTCCGCGAGACGCTCAAGACTGGTCTTGGCGATATCGACTTTTTGCTCCTTGACAGTGGGTAGAGTGGGCGTAGGGTGCGTGAGCTGACGGCCCAGTCTGGACCCCCATGGCCCTCCCcgcgctcaagctcgtccaGCCCCATctccgccccggcgccgtcatcgtcgccgacaaccCCATCACCTCGGCAAAGGGATACACCGAGCTGTTCGACTACGTCCGCGCGCCTGGCTCGGGATTCAGCAGCATCAACGTGCCGTACAGCAACGGCCTCGAGATGATCGTCTACTACCCCCCAAACAAGTAATCTATGCATCGTGTCTAGTTGCGTGTAGTCCCCTCGGTCTAGTTGCGTCGCCTCTAATCCCCTCGGTACTCTTGCGTGTACCCGTGGTGGAAGCAGTCCCCCCAGTCAAAGCACTTGCGCAGCATGTAATTCTTAATGCCGGGTaccgagccgccgcgcgccttgaCGATCGTGGTGTACTCGCCCTCGTAGTCGTAGTGCAGCATGGCGTGTGTGCGggccttgacgtcctcggcgccgtggcctgGCGGGACGCTGCGGTGGGTCAGCCTATGTGCTTTCTCGTTCCACGTCCACTCACTATGGCTTGATCGGCGTGTCCACTGCCGCGATCACCTGCGCGATCAGGCCCTCACTGTCGGTCGGGTGGTACGGGTACACGTAGGGTTTGGACAATGCGCTCACCGGCCCATGCTGCGCGTGTCCTCTGGCGGGTTAGCTCACTGGTGACGGGACAATCTACCCACTCGTCATACAAGTCCCACCCGGCACTGCTGGGGACGTCGTGCAGATTGAGCGGCATGACGACCGGCACCCCGCGGCACAGGGCAAAGTACGGTGCGGGGCTGATCATCGGGCTCCCGATGCCCAGGagggccgacgacgcgctcagcAGGCTCGCGTAggcgccgtggtcgagcttgccgacgtTCTTGATCCCCGCCGGCACCGTGGCGTTGTCGTTCTCcatggccgcgacgagctcgatgtCCTcctggccgaggcgccgccgcacaaCGTCCCACTGGATACTGGAGAACCGCGACTGGAAGTAGCTGGCGCGTTTCcccagcacgacgacgcggcgcgtccGTTTCcgcaccgccggcgtcgcgaggcACTCGCGCTCCATCGATACGGGCACAAACGTGTGCCCGGGGTACGGGTATGGCCTGGTGTTATCAGCCCTGCAACAGCTGCCAGCCACACGCACGTAAtctgccaccgccgcccgagcGGCTGGAACGCCcacacctcgtcgccccccTTCTCGGGCACCGCCCAGTCCCGGTGCATCTTGAAGCCTGGCCGGTCGGCGttgctcggcctgctcccCCACTGAAGGCGTCAGCGTGCCCGCCCTCTCTCACACCCACGTAGGTCGTCACGAAGATCTTCCAAAGCGGCAGCGTGCCCATCTCGCTCGGTGCGATGGCGGCAATGTCGTGCCGCAGCGTGACGTCGGTCGCCTCGACGTAGTCCTGGGAGCGGATACAGCGCGGGTTGGACACGCACTCGAGCGCGTTGTTCTCATTGAACCACACCATGCGGCTGGTACCAGGTCAGCGGCCACCCCACCCCGACGACCTGACTCACATCGACAGGCTGAGCTTGCGCACGAGGTGGAGTATGCTGGCGCGCGTATGCCccgtgacgacgacaaagccctcggcctcggcgctgtcgaTCTGCGCGGTCGCGTTAGCGTCGCGAGCGTAGCGTCAGCGCCATGGTCACCACTTACCACCTCGCGCATCcacacctcctcgcccgcgctgccgccccgcACGCCGTTGTACGCAAACCAGTACAGGCTGACGATGAGCGGCGTGCCCGGGCAGTCGGACAGGCCGAGCACGCAGCGCTCCAGCCGGCGGAGCGCAGCcatcgtcgcgtcgtcgtacctgccgccgccgttaGCCACGCCATCGGGCGCCCGTCCTACGGAAGGCGTCAACTCACTTCCACTCGGGATTGTCGAGGAAGCGCTGCAGCTGCCGGAGctggcgtgcgcggcggcagcgcggcgggtcGGCGCTGGGTGCTCCGAGCGGGTCCCAGCCCTTACATCCGCTGTCTCGTGCCCGCCGGGCCGCAGCGCTCGGCGGTGAGCTCGCCGGGAGGAGAAAGAGCGACGCAGCCGCCAGCGCTAGTAGGAGGTACGCTGCGAGTCGgacccgccgccgtctgAACACGTCCAGCCGGGTCGCGTCTGACAGTCGCCGCGCGGTCAACGTCTGTGCAGCCTTTGGCTGGAGCTTGCGTGTTATCATGTTGTTGGTCGCTGTGGTGAATGTGGAGCCGTTGCGATGTGACGCGACTGCGCGTCTCGAATAACAACAGGCGGCAGGTGGAGGTTGTCACTTGCGGGCTGGAATGGTGTTTCAGCTTGGACCGTCGCGTGGCTGAAACGCGGAATGATCGACGTAGGCCGTGCGCGCGTGTACATACATGTATGTATGTGTACGAGTGTGTGTGCTCTATGTGTATATATCCATGACATCTCTATCAACATGTACATAGCTAGTCGTTTGCTTGATCTCTCTATTCACCCGCGCTGTCTCTAAATACTCATGAGGGAGATGATGCGGAACTCGTGGCCGCCATCAGGGTCCCCAGTCTCCGACAATAACTCGCAGTGCACCTTGTGCTTTCCGGGAGCCAGGTCGGTGCGCAGATCCACCGAGCGGCCAATGTTGAAGGGGAGATCCCACCAGCTGATGAGCACCTGGGCCTTGTCCACATCGTCGTCCACCCAGCACTTGGCGTTGCCGAGGTGGTAAGCGCCAGAGCGCTGGAAGAAGAGCTGCACAACGCCCAAGGCCGTCTCGATCTCAAATGTGACCTTGGACCCAGGCTTGTCGGCAATGAGATAGTGCTGTAGAGGTCGTCAGCCCCGCTCAGCACCCCATGTCTCCGCCACTCACCTTGTCCTTCCAGTTCCACTCGCGCCACCCCTCGTtcgccaccggcaccagcTTGTTCTTCTTCGAGTTCATCGACTTGCAGAACGGGTCGATGCGTGGCGTCACTCTCGTGGGGTCGTACTTCTCTGTTGCCAGAAGCTGGGGCTGGTCAGTGACCGTCTAGTAGCGAGTGACCTACGCGAGGGAGGTGTCCCAAGGGATACAGCTTCTCAATGTCGTCGtgccccgcctcctcctcgatgcGGTCCATCTCGCACAACTGCAGTTCAAAGTATGCCTTGACAATCTCGGCAAAGAGCTGGTGGCCCTTGAGGCCAATGTGTCGGTGGTCGATACCGTTCACTGTCGTGGCACCTCCAGCGTCGCCCGTGGCAAAGTACTCAGTCAGCAGGGACGGCTTGTCGAGGATGTTGAGCATGAGCGCGTTGTTCAGGCTGAGACTCGGGACGTCGTAGAACTGGGCAATACCCGGCTGCTGGAAGTTGCCACCAGTGACAAGCTGCGGGAACGAAAAGGCAATGCCCCTGGAGTGGTCAGTGGTCGTCACATTGTTCCACTCACTGCAGGTTGATCACCGCAGGCTCCGATCTGAGGTCAAGGAAGCCTCGCAGCATGAGCTCGAACGGCCTCTGGACAAACAGTTCGCTGGTGGTTAGTTTCTGCATCGGCCGGCATGACCCACTTCTCCTCGTTGACAGCTACGCGTCGTCAGCAACTACCCAGGCCCCAGGAGCATGCACTCACCAGTCTCGACAAACAAAAAGTCCGTGTCGGCGGGGAAGTGTTCCTTGAAGCACATGGAGAAGtagtcgccgccgacgccgccctgcgcgccgttGAAGAATCCGTTCCtcccctcggccttgagTGACGTGTCCGGCTCGATGGCCGGCTCCCCCTTGCCGGGGAACTTCTTGTTCAGATAGTCAAAGATCTGGCGGTGCATGTTCTCGGGACCTCGCTCCTCGTTGGCCACGTGCAGTCCGTGTCCGAGGGacactggcgtcagcggcgtcgctcATCTTCTTGTTGACGTACCCGACCCGCCCGCAACACCCATGTTGAATGGCTGGCCCTTGCGGAGTCgtgcgagcgcgcgtcgGAGGCGGTTGTTGGTACCCATGTAGCCGACTGCCCTGCGGAGTCCGTCCTCGCTGATGATCGTCAGCCCCGTCGCTACCAtcaaccacccacccaagCTCCCTGCACAGCtctggcgcgacggcgcacaTGCTGCAcgtgtcggcctcgacgatCCTGTCCTTGAACTCGACGACCGTCGacgtggccgccgccccttGGACCTTGACCGTCTTTGTGACAAAGCgggtcgcctcgtcgccgccgccgctgccgacgcgcgcaTTCTCCTTCTGCCGTGTGCCGGTCAGGTCAAAGACCGAGTCGCCGGACGACTCAAAGTCAGGCCAgcggatgaggaggacgaggaggatgacatTTGCCAGGACGCTCGCACGGAGCAGGAAGCGTAAGCGCTGTGGGTTTAGGTTGAGCCGCGCGGACGACATCTTGTTGCGCGTGAgtgggttgttgttgttgtgggcggggcggggcgtgaaCGCCGGGAGGAGTGGTTCAGAGGGGCCAATACTACGGTTCAGTCGAAGTGTGGCCGAGGAAGGGGGCATGGGAAGTGGGTAGCGATGGACAAAGAGTGTGTTGGAGAGATAGAGatgtcgtcgtgtcgtgtcgttTGTTAGTCGGTGTCTGCTGCCTGGCATGAAATCATGTCGGAAGGACGTCGCGGGCAGTGGACCGGCACTCCCGCGTCAGGCCACGTCCCTGGACCCCCGCCGCCTACACCAAACGCCTTCCAATCTGCCAGGTTTCCGAGAATAGGCCCACGCGGAAATCGGGAGCACTGCGCGCCGCTAGGCGTCGTTGACATGTAGATCATGTCGCCCCGCGTCGCGGGTCGCCACCAAAGCAGTTGTGCTCTGCGAGCCTATAAAATGGTGCTACCTCCTAGACACGAGTGCCGCCGGCTGTTGGATTCTAGCCTTACGTAACATTGATTCTGGCcacaggccgacgccgctctacatgtgcgtgcgtgcaacTATCTTTCTATGCAACCATTCTTCTCTCTACTAGCGTGTAAAACCCAACAGATTAAGAGTCAAACACCTCCGACGCCGTCTACGAGTACGACAgcatcctcggcgacagctCCACGCACCAGTACTGCAAGAATCACCACCAGCGACACGTTCCTCGCCCAGGCAGCGAGCTGTGTCAACCGGTGACACAACCAGGCCAACAAGGACCACCTAGCCGAGCTCACAGGGCAGCTAGAGTAGCAGTTCTTGCGCGAGGGTGTACCCCCAGCGCGGCCCAACGTCTGCGCGCTAACGGCAACGCACGAGACCCAAAACTgcgagctcgccatcgccgtcggcgccgcacctGTGCGAGACGTTCACACTACCACGCCCCCTGGACGCCCTCCACACAACCTCCACCGGGCGTTCACTCAAcgtcatcgccgtcatcCCACAGTCACGTGACCACGTTCCCACGCACACTGCTCAACCTCCACTACTAGAGGAGACCAACATGAGCGACCACAGTAACGGCGACCTAGCCAAGGCCACCAAACTCAAAGGCTTTGACAGCTTTGCGAGGTGGCACAAGGATCTCCAGGCCATCGCCTACGAAAAGGGCTttcacgccgcgctcaacggCAATGAGAAGGACCCTTACCGCAACCCCAatgcgccgcgcgacagcctcgagcacgccggcacCTCCTTACCAGAGGGCTCAGCCTTCATCACTCGCCCTGCTCTAGAGGCACgccgtgagcgcgagcgctcAAAGACGCCgactccacccaccaccggcgcgtcATCCAGCTCAAGTACCTCGGGCACAATCACTCGTCTTCAGGCAGcaacggcgcagcgcgctTTAGAGGCCGCACAACAAGCCGCCCAAGCAACCACAGGAGGACAAGAGGTCACTGGCGTAGACATGACAGCCATCTCCGTCATCCTagccaccaccatgtccctCCTCCACGGCGACTCTGTCAAGCCAGAACCCGATGAGGAAGCCCTTAGCAAGGACGAACGCGACGAGTGGTTCAAGTGGCAaaagcgcgagctcggcgcacgTGGCGCACTCCTACGCACCGTCGAGCCCCACATCATCTCGGACTACGAGCATCTGTGGTACGCCGCAGACATCTTCAAGGCCCTCAAACAGCGCTACCTTTCGGACACCAAGCAGCAGGTGATCCGCATCCGCTCAGCCATGGCCACCCTCTTTGTCAAGACCGACGCAAACCTTGAGCAAAAGAAAGCCTACATGACGACCTTTCGCAAGAagctcaccgagctcgccgacctgggcTCTCCTCTCACAGAGGATGAACGCGCCCAGATGTTCTACAACGGCATGCCACACGAGCTAGAGGCAACCATCCGCCGCATGGCCACAGACGACAAATGGGAGACCATCTCGCGCGTCTACGACAGGTACATCGACTCTGTTAAACGCGATTTGGAGCGCGAAGGCAAGCACGTCGCAGCCAGCGCAaacaagaaggacgacaaggccgacgaggccagtACCTCCactggccgtggccgcggccgcggacgcgggcgcgggcgtggacGTGGCGGTGCCACCACTGGGCGCACCACGGACACCGACACCGGCACCTCCAACAAACCTCCTCGCTGGTGCGCATACCACCACGTTTTCTCACACATGACCAACGATTGCAACCAGAAGGAGTACCACACGGCCGAGAATACCAAGGACTCGCCACCTCCTAAGAAGgagaagcccaagaaggacggcgaggacaagtCCGGCGCGTCGATCGCCTCATACACGCGTATCCCTGACCACCTCGTGTCGTCATACTCCCACGCGCCACCGGCACAggcagctgctgccaccCTCTCGGACACGCATGCGCATCTCCTCATCGACTCAGGAGCCAACACCTCACTCATCGGCGACCGCACGCTGCTCAGCAACATCTGCGCGCTCAAGCGCACCGCCTACTTTGAAATGGGCGGCACTGGTTACCTCATCCCCGCGGATGAGGTTGGtgacatcatcatcaccaccagTGACGGATCAGCCACCATCCCAGACGTGCACTACTCCCCCGGCACTGTCCACAACATGATCTCCAAGCGCGTCTGCAAGGAGGCTGGCTGGACCTTTGACGGAGAAGACACCTGGATGCGCAACGGcgccgtcaacctcgagctggacgacaGCCTCAACGCGCGCCCCACGGCGACACTCTGGCGCCCTCAGCGTGCGCAGGTGGCACCAGTGGACATTgtccgcgacgacgaagctGAACCCGCCAAACCCAAGTACGGCGTTGGCTTTGTCCTTACCATCCatcgccacctcgcccacatGGGCAAGACTAAGATGatcgagcttgcgcgcgccggcctcctcacCGGCGTGGACCCAGAAGCCCTGGCCAACTCGGACTACCGGCTGCGTGATTGCCAACACTGTGCAATGCACAAGTCCACCAACCACCCACGCGACCAGCACTCAATGCGCGGCTCTGCCAAGGGTGAGATGATCCACATGGACCTCACCGGCATGATCTCCAACACGAGCGAGCGTGGCAACCAGTATCTCCTCTGCATGGCAGCAGACTACACTGGAGCCAAGGAGTACATCCCCCTGCCTAGCAAGTCTGGAGCCCCCAtccttgccgccgtgcgcAGTTTCGTGCGCCGCATTGAGAGGCAGACCGGCATCAAGGTCAAGTGGATCCGCTCGGACCAGGGAACGGAGTTCCTCAACGACGGCATGGCCGAGTactgcgccgaggagggtATCAATCACCAGACCTCCGCTGTCTACACGCCAGAGAACAACAGcgtggccgagcgcgccatcCGCACCATGAAGGAGGGTATCGCcaccctccttgccgccgcaccgcacaTCCCTGAAGACCTATGGGACTACGCCGCCGAGTACCTCGCCGTCTTAATCAACATGGCATCACTCAATGATGACGGCGTATCGGCGTACGAGCTCATGACTGGCCGCAAGCCCCACTTTGACAATCTCAAGCCCTTTGGCACCAAGGTGTACGCGCGGCTTGCAAAGGCCAAGGTCAAACACCTCGACACGTTCGAGCGCCCACGATCCGTGCCAGGTTGGCTTATTGGTATCGACCCACACTGCGCTGGCTGGTGCGTCCTCCTGGAAAACGACCACAGCGTGATCTACACGCGCGACGTACTCGCTGCAGGGGAGCAAGGACCAGGAGAACCCATCGCCGCGCCAGACGACATCGAGTACCTCGAagacgaccccgacgccgagcaggatGACGTCAATGATGACGACATTGCGCCGCCCGGTGAAGCCGCTGCCATCATGTACTACGACCAGCCCATgtccctcgccgctgccaccgagGCCTCCGAAGGCGATGACACCATTCCTGTCCACGAGGGCCTACGCGGCGCAGAGCGCGAGCAGTGGCGCAAGGCCATGGACGCCGAACTCGCCAACCTGCAGAAGTACGGCACCTACGTTGAGGCAGACCTGCCCGAGGGACGCAAACCTCTCTCTGCCAAGTGGGTCCTACgccgcaagcgcgacgccaaTGGCAAGATTGTCAAGTACAAGGCACGtctggtcgcgcgcggcTTCATGCAAGTACCAGGCATCGACTTCGAGGACACGTACGCGCCTGTGAGTCGCATGGGCACTGTACGCCTGTTCTTCAGCACCTGCGCGGCCAAGAAGTTCAACATCCGCCAATGCGACGTCGAAGGAGCCTACCTCAACGGCACGCTGGACGTTGAGCTGTACCTCAGCCCTCCAACCGGCGTTGCTGTCAAACCTGGCAAGGTCCTCATGCTCAAGAAGGCAATCTATGGCCTCAAGCAGTCTGGCCACCACTGGTGGTTGgaggcccgcgccgccctgctcgagctcggcttTGAGGCCTGCGAAGACGACTGGGGTTTCTACCGCCGCAAGACCGACGGAGCGCTCGTGACCATCTACGTGGACGACTTCCTCATCGGTACAGCCACCACAaagcaggccgacgacattATCACCGCCCTCCGCAAGCGCTGGACAGTTGTCGACCTGGGCTACCCCTCACAAATGCTCGGCATCCGCGTTGAGAAGCGCGGCGACACCATTGCGCTCAACCAGGCCACCTACATTGAGCACATTGCCAAGAAGCACAAGGTGGAGAACTGGAAGACTGGCAAGACATGCCCTCTGCCAACTGCAGGGGAGCTACCCGGCTctgaggacggcgacgagctcagcGCAACCTTCACCTCCGAGTACAGGACCATGACAGGCGGCGTCCTTTGGACAGCAAGCGTATCACGCCCAGACATCGCCTACACAGCTGGCTATCTCGCGCGCTTCAACAACAAGCCCACCACAGTTCACCTTGCGACAGCGCGTCGCACCATTGGCTACCTGTGGCACACGCGCAACCAGTGGCTTATCCTCGGCAGCGACCCAAAGCAGACCAGGCCTGACGTGTACGCGGACTcggacctcggcggctgcgTGGACACACGCCGCTCTACCACCGGCTACGTCGCATTCTTCCTGGGCTCGCCAATCACATGGCAATCGCGCCGCCAACAGACCACAGCCACGTCCACGACCGAGGCTGAGTACATGGCCATCTGCGAAGCTGGCCTAGAAACTGTCTTCCTCCGGCGCATGGCTGAATTTGTGGGCTACCCCCAGGACAAGCCGTCCACCCTGTACGTGGACAACACAGGCGCAATCTCGTTGGCAAACAAGCCTACTGCGCACTCGCGCTCAAAGCACATCGAGCGCCGCTACCACAAGATCCGCGACCTGGTCAACACTGGCCAGTTTGCTTTGCAGCACGTACCCGCCGACAAGCAGATTGCCGACGGCCTCACAAAGGCTTTGAGTGGCCCCATGCAGGCCAAGGCCTGCAAGGATCTCAAGCTCCGCGCCTGAAACCAGCAGACCTCCGCACGACAGCCCGCTCGCGCAAACTGATCGCGACGAGACGTCCGAGGGGAGTGTTGGATTCTAGCCTTACGTAACATTGATTCTGGCcacaggccgacgccgctctacatgtgcgtgcgtgcaacTATCTTTCTAT encodes the following:
- the mdmC gene encoding O-methyltransferase MdmC gives rise to the protein MSIPNDAQHPSPLAHAPAATRALLARLHEQSLAQESGFDLRAVPSEQFKAAVSDKFIALDEDKCQFVYQLLRASGARRIVEAGTSYGVSTIYLALAASENAAALGGQPLVVGTEHEEAKADQARAYWAESGTDAVKAIDLRVGDLRETLKTGLGDIDFLLLDIWTPMALPALKLVQPHLRPGAVIVADNPITSAKGYTELFDYVRAPGSGFSSINVPYSNGLEMIVYYPPNK